A single Cucumis melo cultivar AY chromosome 4, USDA_Cmelo_AY_1.0, whole genome shotgun sequence DNA region contains:
- the LOC103502823 gene encoding cinnamoyl-CoA reductase 1-like, which yields MPIDTTAVSGEIVCVTGAGGFIASWLVKLLLEKGYTVRGTVRNPDDQKNAHLRNLEGAKERLSLFSADLLDFESLQAAIMGCHGIFHTASPVTDDPDKVEQAIIGTKNVMTAAAEANVRRVVFTSSIGTVYMNPNRSPDTVVDESCWSDLEFCKNTKNWYCYAKTKAEQAAWEVAKEKGIDLVVVNPMLVLGPMLQEGVNASVVHIMKYLTGSAKTYVNAVQGYVDVKDVAKAHLLVYETPSASGRYICVESMLHRGELVEILANLFPQYPLPTKCSDEVNPRKKPYKYTVEKLKSLGMEFTPIKQCIYETVKSLQEKGHLPLPTSQIQH from the exons ATGCCGATCGACACCACCGCAGTATCCGGCGAAATTGTGTGTGTCACCGGAGCCGGAGGCTTCATTGCTTCATGGCTTGTAAAGCTTCTTCTTGAGAAGGGATACACTGTTAGAGGAACCGTTAGAAATCCAGATGACCAAAAGAACGCTCATTTGAGAAACTTAGAAGGAGCTAAAGAGAGGCTTTCTTTGTTTAGTGCTGATCTTCTTGATTTTGAAAGCCTTCAAGCAGCCATTATGGGTTGTCATGGCATTTTTCACACTGCGTCTCCAGTCACCGATGACCCT GACAAAGTGGAACAAGCAATAATCGGAACAAAGAACGTCATGACCGCCGCTGCTGAAGCAAATGTTCGACGAGTGGTGTTCACATCGTCGATTGGCACCGTCTACATGAACCCAAACAGAAGCCCGGACACGGTGGTGGATGAGTCTTGTTGGAGTGACCTTGAGTTTTGCAAGAATACAAAG AATTGGTATTGTTATGCAAAGACAAAGGCAGAACAAGCAGCATGGGAAGTGGCAAAAGAAAAAGGCATTGATCTTGTGGTGGTGAATCCAATGTTGGTATTGGGACCAATGTTGCAGGAAGGAGTGAATGCAAGTGTTGTTCATATAATGAAATATTTGACAGGATCAGCAAAGACATATGTGAATGCAGTACAAGGTTATGTTGATGTTAAGGATGTTGCTAAAGCTCATCTTTTGGTCTATGAAACTCCCTCAGCCTCAGGAAGATATATTTGCGTTGAGAGTATGCTTCATCGTGGTGAATTGGTTGAAATTCTTGCCAATTTGTTCCCTCAATATCCCCTTCCCACCAA GTGTTCTGATGAGGTAAACCCAAGAAAGAAACCTTACAAATACACAGTTGAGAAGCTGAAGTCATTGGGAATGGAATTCACACCAATTAAACAATGTATTTACGAAACTGTGAAGAGCCTGCAAGAAAAGGGCCATCTTCCACTTCCCACCTCCCAAATTCAACATTAA
- the LOC103502824 gene encoding cinnamoyl-CoA reductase 1-like isoform X1, which translates to MPLAAPVASGQTVCVTGAGGFIASWLVKLLLQKGYIVRGTVRNPDDRKNDHLKELDGAEQRLTLYGADLLDFESLKAAIDGCDGVFHTASPVTDDPEKVEQAVLGTKNVIMAAAEAKVRRVVFTSSIGTIYMNPNRSPDAVVDESCWSDLDFCKNTKNWYCYAKTVAEQTAWAMAKEKGVDLVVVNPMLVLGPLLQQSINASVAHIMKYLTGSVKTYVNAVQGYVHVKDVAKAHLLVYETPSAFGRYICVETMLHRGELVDILAKFFPEYPIPTKCSDQVNPKKKPYKYSVKKLEDLGMEFIPVKQCIYETVKSLQDKGHLPLP; encoded by the exons ATGCCCCTCGCCGCCCCCGTAGCTTCAGGTCAAACTGTTTGTGTCACCGGCGCCGGTGGCTTCATTGCCTCTTGGCTTGTCAAGCTTCTTCTTCAAAAGGGTTACATTGTCAGAGGGACCGTGAGAAACCCAG ATGATCGAAAAAATGATCATTTGAAAGAGCTGGATGGAGCTGAGCAAAGGTTGACGCTGTACGGTGCTGATCTTCTTGATTTTGAGAGCCTTAAAGCCGCCATTGACGGTTGCGATGGTGTTTTCCACACAGCGTCTCCGGTGACCGATGACCCA gAAAAGGTGGAGCAGGCAGTACTTGGGACAAAAAATGTTATAATGGCGGCGGCAGAGGCCAAGGTCCGGCGAGTGGTGTTCACATCATCGATTGGAACTATTTACATGAACCCTAATCGTAGCCCCGACGCGGTGGTGGATGAGTCTTGTTGGAGTGATCTCGACTTTTGCAAAAATACTAAG AATTGGTATTGTTATGCAAAAACAGTGGCAGAGCAAACAGCATGGGCAATGGCAAAGGAGAAAGGGGTGGATCTAGTTGTGGTGAATCCAATGTTGGTGCTTGGACCATTATTACAACAATCAATAAATGCAAGTGTTGCTCATATCATGAAGTACTTGACGGGCTCTGTCAAGACTTATGTCAATGCGGTTCAag GGTATGTTCATGTTAAGGATGTTGCAAAAGCTCACTTGTTGGTGTATGAGACTCCTTCTGCCTTTGGTAGATACATTTGTGTTGAAACTATGCTTCATCGAGGAGAATTAGTTGACATTTTGGCTAAGTTCTTCCCCGAGTATCCCATCCCTACCAA GTGCTCTGACCAGGTGAACCCTAAGAAGAAACCTTACAAATATAGTGTGAAAAAGCTCGAGGACTTAGGCATGGAGTTCATACCTGTGAAGCAATGCATATATGAAACTGTGAAGAGCCTTCAAGACAAGGGTCATCTTCCACTTCCTTAA
- the LOC103502824 gene encoding cinnamoyl-CoA reductase 1-like isoform X2, which produces MPLAAPVASGQTVCVTGAGGFIASWLVKLLLQKGYIVRGTVRNPDDRKNDHLKELDGAEQRLTLYGADLLDFESLKAAIDGCDGVFHTASPVTDDPEKVEQAVLGTKNVIMAAAEAKVRRVVFTSSIGTIYMNPNRSPDAVVDESCWSDLDFCKNTKNWYCYAKTVAEQTAWAMAKEKGVDLVVVNPMLVLGPLLQQSINASVAHIMKYLTGSVKTYVNAVQGYVHVKDVAKAHLLVYETPSAFGRYICVETMLHRGELVDILAKFFPEYPIPTK; this is translated from the exons ATGCCCCTCGCCGCCCCCGTAGCTTCAGGTCAAACTGTTTGTGTCACCGGCGCCGGTGGCTTCATTGCCTCTTGGCTTGTCAAGCTTCTTCTTCAAAAGGGTTACATTGTCAGAGGGACCGTGAGAAACCCAG ATGATCGAAAAAATGATCATTTGAAAGAGCTGGATGGAGCTGAGCAAAGGTTGACGCTGTACGGTGCTGATCTTCTTGATTTTGAGAGCCTTAAAGCCGCCATTGACGGTTGCGATGGTGTTTTCCACACAGCGTCTCCGGTGACCGATGACCCA gAAAAGGTGGAGCAGGCAGTACTTGGGACAAAAAATGTTATAATGGCGGCGGCAGAGGCCAAGGTCCGGCGAGTGGTGTTCACATCATCGATTGGAACTATTTACATGAACCCTAATCGTAGCCCCGACGCGGTGGTGGATGAGTCTTGTTGGAGTGATCTCGACTTTTGCAAAAATACTAAG AATTGGTATTGTTATGCAAAAACAGTGGCAGAGCAAACAGCATGGGCAATGGCAAAGGAGAAAGGGGTGGATCTAGTTGTGGTGAATCCAATGTTGGTGCTTGGACCATTATTACAACAATCAATAAATGCAAGTGTTGCTCATATCATGAAGTACTTGACGGGCTCTGTCAAGACTTATGTCAATGCGGTTCAag GGTATGTTCATGTTAAGGATGTTGCAAAAGCTCACTTGTTGGTGTATGAGACTCCTTCTGCCTTTGGTAGATACATTTGTGTTGAAACTATGCTTCATCGAGGAGAATTAGTTGACATTTTGGCTAAGTTCTTCCCCGAGTATCCCATCCCTACCAA GTGA
- the LOC103502825 gene encoding uncharacterized protein LOC103502825, which yields MKNKASILLKKITSVLSAIAKAKSMAINTKFSATKARLLMLSMVKSKKILLDSLSHKIHTILGHDDIRDDDDADNHSKAIVLYDAANAHSSQYQASGSVAMAAEVEEEDDKYPDLTHSMFNEEDDYDMDDAKLQAAGGSIIDMMRNSKEEGEEFKLEEEIDEAADLFIKRFRKQIRLQKLESFKRLQEMLARGT from the coding sequence ATGAAGAACAAAGCCTCTATTTTGTTGAAAAAAATCACTTCCGTTTTGAGTGCCATAGCAAAGGCCAAATCCATGGCCATCAACACCAAATTCAGCGCCACCAAAGCTCGTCTTCTCATGCTCTCCATGGTTAAATCTAAGAAAATCCTCCTTGATTCCCTCTCTCACAAGATCCACACCATTCTTGGCCACGATGACATCCGTGATGATGACGATGCTGACAACCATAGCAAGGCCATTGTTCTCTACGATGCTGCCAATGCACATAGTAGCCAGTATCAGGCGAGTGGGAGCGTGGCGATGGCAGCGGAGGTCGAGGAAGAGGATGACAAGTATCCTGACCTAACACATTCGATGTTCAACGAAGAGGACGACTACGATATGGATGATGCAAAGCTGCAGGCTGCAGGTGGGTCGATTATCGACATGATGAGAAACTCAAAGGAAGAGGGAGAGGAGTTTAAGCTTGAGGAAGAGATTGATGAAGCGGCAGATTTGTTTATAAAGAGATTCCGGAAGCAGATACGTTTGCAAAAGCTTGAATCTTTCAAGAGGCTTCAAGAGATGCTGGCTAGAGGGACTTGA
- the LOC103502827 gene encoding uncharacterized protein LOC103502827: MIGPDEKLGQSPTVYGLEGYLSRHRPFLSTSKSRAHSFRSSSLPLKVPGAFNFTEELRNRLRDVGSPLGTEAWKTPLLVYKSTSAVGIPLLSRICRASIFVITEGIAFSI, translated from the exons ATGATCGGGCCGGATGAGAAATTGGGCCAGAGTCCAACCGTCTATGGTTTGGAGGGTTACCTTTCCCGCCATCGACCATTTCTCTCGACGAGCAAATCTAGGGCACATTCTTTCCGCTCCTCATCACTTCCATTGAAA GTTCCTGGGGCGTTTAATTTTACGGAGGAGCTGAGAAATCGATTGCGCGATG TTGGATCGCCACTGGGCACGGAAGCGTGGAAAACTCCTTTGTTGGTGTATAAATCGACTTCAGCAGTTGGAATTCCTCTACTATCAAGGATCTGTCGAGCTTCAATTTTTGTAATCACCGAAGGAATTGCTTTCTCCATATGA